The following are from one region of the Gossypium hirsutum isolate 1008001.06 chromosome D03, Gossypium_hirsutum_v2.1, whole genome shotgun sequence genome:
- the LOC107950629 gene encoding UDP-glycosyltransferase 88A1, with protein sequence MVEAVVLYPSPPIGHLLAMVELGKLLLSHRPSLSIHILIATPPYQAESTASYIAAVSSTIPSIVFHKLPKVTLLPSTDVTHHEFLTFEVLRLSNPNVHETLLSISKDYKVHAFIMDFFCTVAFKVAVDLSIPPYFFYTSGVATLSSFFYLPTLHNNTTKSFKELNLLLNIPGVPPVPSADMPKPVLDRNDQVYHIFINNSMYLPKSAGIIINSFESLEPRAIKAIRDGLCVPDGPTPPLYCIGPLIADVDRRSGARSNVAGEGAPDDCLMWLDKQPSKSVVFLCFGSLGLFSAQQLKEIAEGLERSEQRFLWVVRNPPSENLSVAIKEQSEPDLNTLLPMGFLERTKEKGKVVKSWAPQVAVLNHDSIGGFVTHCGWNSVLESVCAGVPMVAWPLYAEQRFNRVLLVEEMKIALPMVESETGFVDSSEVEKRVRELMEWEQGKLVRERTVAMKHAAKAAMSKGGSSRLALAKLFESWKKE encoded by the coding sequence ATGGTGGAGGCCGTAGTTCTTTACCCGTCACCACCAATTGGCCACCTGCTAGCCATGGTGGAGTTAGGCAAGCTTCTATTATCTCACCGACCTTCACTCTCTATCCACATCCTCATCGCTACACCACCTTACCAAGCTGAATCCACCGCTTCTTATATTGCCGCCGTCTCTTCCACTATTCCTTCCATTGTTTTTCACAAGCTACCCAAAGTCACCCTCCTTCCATCCACTGATGTTACCCACCATGAGTTCCTTACTTTTGAGGTCCTCCGCCTTAGCAACCCCAATGTCCATGAAACTCTCCTTTCCATCTCCAAGGATTACAAAGTCCATGCCTTTATCATGGATTTTTTCTGTACTGTGGCTTTCAAAGTCGCCGTTGATCTTAGTATCCCTCCTTACTTCTTCTACACCTCCGGCGTTGCTACTCTTTCCTCCTTCTTTTATCTACCAACCCTTCATAATAACACCACCAAAAGCTTCAAAGAACTTAACCTTCTCCTCAACATCCCAGGTGTCCCACCGGTGCCATCTGCCGATATGCCTAAGCCAGTACTCGATCGCAACGATCAAGTCTATCACATCTTCATTAACAACTCCATGTATTTGCCCAAGTCAGCTGGGATTATAATCAACAGTTTTGAATCCCTCGAGCCCAGAGCCATCAAAGCAATTCGCGATGGACTCTGTGTTCCAGATGGCCCCACACCTCCACTGTACTGCATCGGACCGTTGATTGCTGACGTTGATCGGAGAAGTGGAGCTAGATCTAATGTTGCCGGTGAAGGTGCCCCTGATGATTGCTTAATGTGGCTTGACAAGCAACCTAGTAAAAGTGTAGTGTTCCTTTGTTTTGGTAGCCTGGGACTGTTTTCAGCTCAACAGTTGAAAGAAATAGCTGAGGGGTTAGAGAGAAGTGAGCAAAGATTCTTGTGGGTGGTGAGAAACCCTCCTTCGGAGAACCTAAGTGTGGCGATAAAGGAACAATCGGAACCAGATTTGAACACTTTGTTACCTATGGGGTTCTTGGAGAGGACGAAGGAGAAGGGAAAGGTGGTCAAGTCATGGGCGCCACAGGTGGCGGTGTTGAACCATGATTCCATCGGTGGGTTCGTGACACACTGTGGGTGGAATTCGGTGCTGGAATCTGTTTGTGCGGGGGTTCCGATGGTGGCATGGCCACTCTACGCAGAGCAAAGGTTCAACCGGGTGTTGCTAGTGGAGGAAATGAAGATAGCCTTGCCGATGGTGGAGTCAGAAACAGGGTTCGTAGATTCAAGTGAAGTGGAGAAGCGAGTTAGAGAATTAATGGAGTGGGAACAAGGTAAACTGGTTAGGGAGCGAACCGTAGCTATGAAACACGCTGCCAAGGCTGCTATGAGTAAGGGAGGTTCCTCTCGTCTCGCACTAGCCAAACTCTTTGAGTCGTGGAAGAAGGAATAA